The following DNA comes from Papaver somniferum cultivar HN1 chromosome 4, ASM357369v1, whole genome shotgun sequence.
aagggaaCATACACGAAAAATGTTGTAAATGAAGAAGTCTTCCTGTCTTAGAAAACTACGAGTTACGAATACACATTCTTGATGTAAAAGGAAATTTAGGATTGAAAAATTCTTAAATGGAAAATTCGAGTTGAGctgtaattattttttgcagCTTAGCTTGAAATGAGTTTTCACCACTTGACATTGATCATTGATTTTCATCATTGACCGAGTGTTGACTTTGATCGTTGGCTACTAcacataaataataaaattacggAACGAATGGAATGGCAGACGCATCGCGCATGCGTGTTATACTAGtattataattaaataaataatattattatGCGTTAATCCaaattacttgacattgatcctaatagtcaatcgGTTTTACTACCGTAAATATTGTCTATCAagtatcttgttgtcgtattgtctcgacatcgtccatagaaaatcacacaaAATATAGGACTTaaaggttgatatttaaaagattgtggtgtatttgggtaccctcgtcttttcaataagGATTCTCTAGCCTCTATGGTTGGAATTTGTGCTAGTTCTGTGCCTGACCCTCAATGAGTTATGCTATTAACAATGACAGCCACACTTGGGATTTATCTCAGACAAATGTGTTATATTCATGTCATTCCTATTGTTTCTTGACCAGGTGTTAATGATATCCTGATTCGGGAGGGTAGTAAAGATGGTAATGTAAATGTGAAAAATATGTATAACCTTTTGAGTTAAAATATGACTAATCTGGATAACTTAAATATGAAGTGGAGAATCATTTGGAAACTCCAGTGTCCTTTCAAAATTAAATTCTTTTTGTGACAGTTTTTTCATAATAAAATCAATATGAATGGACCTCTTTATAGGAAAGTTATTAGTGATGATCCTGGGTGTAAGTTGTGTAATAGAAGGATCTGGAGACCATTGTTAATCAGTTTTTCAATTATTATGAAGGTGCAGCCTATTTGGAGAAACTTAAGAGGGTGCAGTATATGTTGACAATCTTGTACTCTCAAAGGAAAAATTGACAATCTTGAATGGACGTCTAGTATATGTTCGTTTTTATTCTGGTGGATATAAATTTGAACGAATAAGTTTGTACTCGAGAGTGTTCAATTTTCTGACACTTGGTTGCTTGCAAAAGTTACCAGAGCTGATGGAGAATACAATCTTGTTATGCAAAATAGAGATTCTCATGGGCCAAGGTCTAAGGATATCAACATAGCTCGGAAAACTTCTCCTATAAATTTTCATAAGTTAAATACTGACGATGCCTTTAATGATATTGGTTGTGAAGGTATTGGCGGCGTTATTCACGATGATGCTGGAAAATATATTACTTGCTTTGGGAAACATATTTACAAAAAATAATTCCAATAAGACAGAAGTGTGGGCAGTTCGTAATGGGTTCAAATTGGCTATTTTTCGAGTATCGCAAACTAGAAGTGGAGAGTGATTCAACTTATGTTATCCAACTTTGTAATGATGAAATCAATCCCACTTGGAGTTTGAGGGGGCATACACAAGAGACTAATTATCTGAAGGCTTTGTTTGAATGCATCAATTTCAAACAACGTTATAGATAAGTTGATCATGTGGTACATCTTCTGGCCAAAGATGGAGCTATAAATTCTATTGATGATACTTGGATCAATGTTCTCAACTACTAGTTTTCTTAATCAAACATTAGGGGCACTGGGAGGCCTTATTAGTTAAAGACATCTTGTTTCACTTCTTCTAGCCTGACACGAATTTATCAAAACAAAAAGTTAAGGTTGTGCTGAAAACAATAAAAGGAAACAATTCCATGGAATCAGTATCCTGAGAAAGCAAGGAAAGACTTTGCATGGAATTAAGTTTAAAACATACGAAAAAaccatgatttatttatttattgttataAATGAGACCACAATTCAATGTGTAATCAAATGATGGAAAACACGTTATTTTCATGGAAAGATGACTAATTCCATGGAATTAAATCCAATCAAACACAACCTAAAACTTTCCTCAACACCTTTGTCTTTAATATATCATCGCTCATACCTTGTAGGATGTAACTATTGGAAATAAATTTATCATAAATAGAGATCTGAAATCATATGTGTCTTTACATTTTCTACTGGAATGCTCTAACGGTCAAGGTCTTCAAAAGATTCCAACTTAGGGTTAAATATTTTTGATGCCAAACAATCTTCTTTAATACTATGGTACTTGTTATTAGGGCCCTTGTTACTAGGGTCCTTGCTATTAGGGCTATAGATGTGGAAGCCATCTCACAAGTGTGTGTCAATTTTCTTCAAATACTTTCTCCAAAACTTTAATTTTAAGTCTATatcatcatatttgtttcaaaatTTAAGCAACGTATATAAACCCAAATAAGATTGTCCTAATAAAATCGTATTTGTTAAATAAGATCATGTCTATTGGACATGATTAGagccaaaagaaacaaaaaagatcAAAGTATTATATTTTTCGACAAATTTGAATGACTCAAATTTATTTTTGGAGTTAAGACCTCCATCCAGGACTATTTTAACCTTTGCATTGGGAATGAtgtaaaaggataaaatggttaaAATTAGTGTATtttaaagaaatatatatataaatacaaCTTAAATTTAGGTAATCTCCTCATTCACCTCTCTACTAACACTCTCATTCGCATTGGAGGCCAGTTTTTCTTTATCAAAAACTTTACTATTACCAAGGTGACTATTTATATTGCGGCGATACCCCTGAATCCATTTACCTGCTTTTGGTGTTGTTGAAAGATTCATCTGCTCCGCAAAACAGCTAAAACCCTTATCACAAAGTATAATAATATAGCTaattcttctctctctctctctctctctctctccctattCTTCTTCAACAAAATCATCACCAACAACCCTTGTCTGCGCAGATATGATTTTTTGGACCggatctgagcagatttcttcacTATTTCTTGCTTTCTAAGTTAATTGGTAGTTTTAACTTAGTTAAtatcatgttttctacttatctacaccattatgatggttttatctactcagatttatcttcgctttaatggcggtTCTTGGTTCttgggttgggttttaagatcaatagtgatgctctccaacgacgaaatcttcatctttgttgtctccggcgacaaaatcttcatcatcaacttatccggcgacgaaatctccatcggtgatttctttgacgatggaagcttcatcactagttacaagagatttgaacaaatcactttgggagcacatctttctaaagaagaaaaacaaactaaatggttggaatttaattccgagaaaaaatATTCTTCCTCCGATTTAATCGAATCTTATTCATACTTATATTTTTGTATATGTCTTACTCCGgcaatccttctctttctcttatcGGATTTCTCGATATTGTACTTTTACGGTATGtccttgttactttgtattttcttctttctcgATCTTAAATtcattgtaacctcgaatttctattaatgaaaaggtttcttgtttatagaaaaatacataaaaaaaaaaaaaactgaaacttaaataataataataataacatggcTAAAAAATAAGATGGAGTCAAGTGGCTATGCTTTTAAAAATTATTTCTCACCTATGTGCAACACGTTCTTTGCTTAATTGAATCAAACAAGCATCGGAAGCTGGGGCTATTTAACAAACTCACGTTATGTTACTACTAAATACAATTAGAGTGGTATATAATAAGTAGAGACAAATTCCAATCTGCTCATGTCAACAGTAATAATGAAGTTCATAAAACAACTTTGTTCATGTTGGCGTGTGATGCCTGTAAAACAAGTGATCACAGAAGAAAAAAAGTACCACTCACTCATGCGGGCATCCAACACTCCAGCTTCCAGAACTACCATTACCACCGTTGCCTTGTTCAACCAAGAGTCTTCTCTTCCTTCGGCTTGGAAACACAGGAAACTACAAGGATCGAAATCGCTTCCTGCTACCGCCACCAACTGGAAGCCATCACTATGTGCAATTATGGAGGACAAGGTTGTGCTGCCTACTATGGTGATTGGAGCGGAGACCGGTAAGGAACACACCGTTAAATCTGAGAAAAGCGGGGTTGGGAGATCCATCTCCATTGCTGATATTCGGCTTAAGGGAAACAACCACGTTGAACTAAGGTACGATTTAGCCGGATATGCAATTCTATACTCCTATATGCTTGTAATCTTTGAATCATTGGTGACAAACTTGCTACTAAAcgatcaaaaaaaatgaaaaacttcCAAGTTTTCTTGATATGGAGAGCTTTTTCATCCTCGTAATGACACTGATTCCACCATTGccaaaagaaaatataaataaatacatAACCCgataaatgtaaacattgtttgacCCTACACCGTGGATGCGAAAAGGTCCTTAGTGCACGCTGGTATAGGTGGTAACTTGTATCGGTGGAAAAGAAGATATATCGTGCACAAAGATGGATTTCCTAGTGATTGTTTTGTGCACAAAGATAGATTTttatatttccttcttctttttctgctATTGGCGCATGTAAAGACAATTGGATAGGCATCCAAATCACAACAATTGAGTGCAAATATAGCTTTTGACATTTCATTGGAAAATACGTAAAATAAGTAAGTAACTTTTGAACTGATGGACATGAATGTTTTCTTCTTTACAGGCGATCTTCGTCTTTCTCGACTGTTCAAGCCTTT
Coding sequences within:
- the LOC113274353 gene encoding uncharacterized protein LOC113274353; translation: MSTVIMKFIKQLCSCWRVMPVKQVITEEKKYHSLMRASNTPASRTTITTVALFNQESSLPSAWKHRKLQGSKSLPATATNWKPSLCAIMEDKVVLPTMVIGAETGKEHTVKSEKSGVGRSISIADIRLKGNNHVELRRSSSFSTVQAFSPASSFLF